Proteins found in one Nitratiruptor sp. SB155-2 genomic segment:
- a CDS encoding Uma2 family endonuclease: MTVRYIPEYTYEDYKQWEGDWELIDGVPISMAPSPVSDHQMLLSRIAHELEKSLEECDECYVLVEEDWKIDEKNVVRPDISVVCGELTDFIQKAPFIIAEVVSPSSATRDEDVKFAIYAEEGVKYYILVYPKDYKAKIYCLEDGKYKKVGDFLNEKAKLEGVCAVEIDFANVFRKLKKLRNAMQ; this comes from the coding sequence ATGACAGTCCGCTATATTCCGGAATATACATATGAGGATTATAAACAGTGGGAAGGAGATTGGGAACTTATTGATGGTGTGCCAATTTCTATGGCTCCAAGTCCGGTGAGTGACCATCAGATGTTGCTTTCTCGAATTGCTCATGAATTGGAAAAATCTTTAGAAGAGTGTGATGAGTGTTATGTTTTGGTAGAAGAGGATTGGAAGATAGATGAGAAAAATGTAGTGCGTCCAGATATCAGTGTGGTATGTGGAGAACTTACCGATTTTATCCAAAAAGCCCCTTTTATCATAGCAGAAGTGGTAAGTCCATCAAGCGCTACAAGAGATGAGGATGTGAAATTTGCCATTTATGCCGAGGAGGGAGTGAAGTATTATATTCTTGTCTATCCTAAAGATTACAAAGCGAAAATCTACTGCCTTGAAGATGGAAAATATAAAAAAGTTGGCGATTTTTTGAATGAAAAGGCGAAATTGGAAGGAGTATGTGCAGTGGAGATAGATTTTGCAAATGTCTTTAGAAAACTCAAAAAGCTTCGCAATGCAATGCAGTGA